In Capsicum annuum cultivar UCD-10X-F1 unplaced genomic scaffold, UCD10Xv1.1 ctg3848, whole genome shotgun sequence, a single genomic region encodes these proteins:
- the LOC124891606 gene encoding uncharacterized protein LOC124891606: protein MPLKEMKKENIIDFIKSNIIFRYGIPRYIVTDNGTPFNNKLIRTLCEKFNFKQHKSSIYNAAANGLAKVFNKTLDNLLKKVVAKNKRDWHERIGEALSAYCMTCKTATQATPYSLVYGIEEVLPLEKQIPSLRMAIQEGLTTESNAQLHLAKLEALDKKRLEAQQKLEYYQARLARAFNKRV, encoded by the coding sequence ATGCCGCTAAAAGagatgaaaaaggaaaatattattgattttatcaAGTCGAACATCATCTTTAGGTATGGCATACCAAGATACATAGTTACTGATAATGGAACACCCTTCAATAATAAGCTCATAAGGACTTTGTGCGAGAAGTTCAATTTTAAGCAGCATAAGTCTTCAATATACAATGCGGCTGCCAATGGTCTTGCCAAAGTTTTTAATAAAACACTTGATAACCTCTTGAAGAAAGTGGTTGCGAAAAATAAAAGAGACTGGCATGAGAGGATCGGTGAAGCTTTGTCAGCATATTGTATGACCTGTAAAACTGCTACCCAAGCGACTCCGTATTCATTGGTTTATGGCATAGAAGAAGTCCTTCCACTAGAAAAACAAATTCCATCTCTACGAATGGCGATCCAAGAAGGTCTTACAACTGAAAGTAATGCTCAACTTCATCTGGCAAAGTTAGAAGCATTAGACAAGAAGAGATTAGAAGCACAACAAAAGTTGGAGTATTATCAAGCTCGACTTGCTAGAGCTTTCAACAAGAGAGTGTGA